A single window of Sporosarcina sp. Marseille-Q4943 DNA harbors:
- the atpE gene encoding F0F1 ATP synthase subunit C, producing the protein MVGSVGLLAAALAVGLGALGAGIGNGLIVSKTVEGIARQPEARGMLQTTMFIGVALVEALPIIATVIAFIVMNQ; encoded by the coding sequence ATGGTAGGTTCAGTTGGTCTATTAGCAGCAGCTCTTGCAGTTGGTCTTGGTGCACTTGGTGCAGGTATCGGTAACGGTTTGATCGTTTCTAAAACAGTAGAAGGTATCGCTCGTCAACCAGAAGCGCGCGGTATGCTTCAAACAACAATGTTCATCGGGGTAGCGTTAGTTGAGGCCCTTCCGATCATCGCGACAGTTATCGCGTTCATCGTAATGAACCAATAA
- the atpF gene encoding F0F1 ATP synthase subunit B: MSANGGGFLSALNGRLNLGDIIVTVLFFTILMVLLKKFAWGPLMGVMDQRAQLIANEIEAAEKSRLESQKLLEEQRALLKEARDNAQSIVENARKQGETQREELMAAARAEVNRMKESATLEIATEKEKAVAAVREEFVSLSILAASKVLGKEISEEDNRALIEETIVKAGESR; this comes from the coding sequence TTGTCGGCTAACGGCGGAGGATTTTTGTCAGCATTGAATGGCAGATTGAATCTAGGCGATATCATCGTCACAGTACTATTCTTCACGATCCTCATGGTTCTACTCAAGAAGTTCGCATGGGGCCCACTTATGGGCGTGATGGATCAACGTGCACAATTGATCGCAAATGAAATCGAAGCAGCTGAAAAAAGCCGCTTGGAATCTCAAAAGCTTTTGGAAGAACAACGTGCCCTTTTAAAGGAAGCGCGTGACAACGCACAATCGATTGTTGAAAATGCTCGTAAGCAAGGTGAAACACAACGTGAAGAGCTGATGGCGGCAGCACGTGCTGAAGTGAACCGGATGAAAGAATCCGCAACACTCGAAATCGCGACAGAGAAGGAAAAAGCAGTTGCAGCTGTCCGCGAAGAATTCGTTTCACTTTCAATCTTGGCGGCATCCAAAGTTCTTGGTAAAGAAATCTCTGAGGAAGACAACCGTGCTTTGATTGAAGAAACGATTGTGAAGGCAGGCGAAAGCCGATGA
- a CDS encoding F0F1 ATP synthase subunit delta, protein MSNSVVAKRYATALFELSQQHGQIGQIQEEIKELTKVFRDNKDLGELLSSPKLSLAKKKEMITNIFAGANPLVLNALHVLLDAKRMDEAQNVFEEFLGLADDAAGIAEAKVYSTRPLTEQETNAISSTFAHKVGKQSLRIENIIDPSLIGGVRLQIGNQIYDSSLSAKLEKLQRKLIGS, encoded by the coding sequence ATGAGCAATTCGGTCGTAGCAAAACGCTATGCAACAGCACTTTTCGAACTATCTCAACAACATGGGCAAATCGGTCAAATTCAAGAAGAAATAAAAGAATTGACAAAGGTGTTCCGTGACAATAAAGACCTTGGTGAACTATTAAGTTCTCCGAAGTTATCATTGGCGAAGAAGAAGGAAATGATCACGAACATTTTCGCAGGCGCAAATCCGCTCGTATTGAATGCATTGCACGTATTGCTTGATGCGAAGCGCATGGATGAAGCCCAAAATGTTTTCGAAGAATTCCTCGGACTTGCCGATGACGCTGCGGGAATCGCAGAAGCGAAAGTGTACTCGACACGTCCATTGACGGAGCAAGAGACGAATGCCATTTCGTCAACTTTCGCCCACAAAGTTGGTAAACAATCTTTACGCATTGAAAATATCATCGATCCAAGCTTGATCGGGGGCGTCCGTCTCCAAATCGGCAATCAGATTTACGACAGCAGCTTGAGCGCGAAGCTCGAAAAACTGCAACGTAAATTGATCGGATCCTAA
- the atpA gene encoding F0F1 ATP synthase subunit alpha: MSIKAEEISTLIKQQIENYQSEMEVSEVGTVIKIGDGIALAHGLDNVMAGELLEFSTGVMGMAQNLEANNVGIVILGPYTDIKEGDEVRRTGRIMEVPVGEELIGRVVNPLGLPVDGLGPIATTKTRPIESPAQGVMARKSVHEPLQTGIKAIDALVPIGRGQRELIIGDRQTGKTTVAIDTILNQADQDMICIYVAIGQKESTVRGVVETLRKNGALDYTIVVTASASQPAPLLFLAPYTGVTMAEEFMFQGKHVLVVYDDLSKQAAAYRELSLLLRRPPGREAYPGDVFYLHSRLLERAAKLNDTLGAGSITALPFVETQAGDISAYIPTNVISITDGQIFLQSDLFFSGVRPAINAGLSVSRVGGSAQIKAMKKVAGTLRLDLAAYRELEAFAAFGSDLDAATKAKLDRGARTVEVLKQDLNKPLKVEYQVVILYALTRGLLDDVAVHDVLRFESELTSWLESNHTEVYDHIRTTKDLPSDEVMKDAINAFKKNFVPSES, translated from the coding sequence ATGAGCATCAAAGCTGAAGAAATCAGCACGCTGATAAAGCAGCAGATTGAAAACTATCAGTCTGAGATGGAAGTAAGCGAAGTCGGTACGGTTATCAAAATCGGTGACGGTATCGCTCTTGCTCATGGCCTCGACAACGTCATGGCCGGAGAGCTTCTTGAGTTCTCTACAGGTGTCATGGGTATGGCGCAAAACTTGGAAGCGAACAACGTTGGTATCGTTATCCTAGGACCATACACAGACATTAAAGAAGGCGATGAAGTACGTCGTACTGGCCGTATTATGGAAGTACCTGTCGGTGAAGAACTGATTGGACGCGTCGTGAATCCACTCGGCTTGCCGGTAGATGGATTGGGCCCGATCGCAACGACGAAAACTCGTCCGATCGAAAGTCCAGCTCAAGGCGTCATGGCACGTAAATCCGTTCATGAGCCATTGCAAACAGGCATCAAGGCGATCGATGCACTCGTACCGATCGGCCGTGGACAGCGTGAATTGATCATCGGTGACCGTCAAACAGGTAAAACGACTGTCGCAATCGATACAATTCTTAACCAAGCTGACCAAGATATGATTTGTATCTATGTCGCTATCGGACAAAAGGAATCCACAGTTCGTGGGGTTGTTGAAACACTCCGTAAAAACGGTGCGCTTGATTACACGATCGTTGTAACAGCATCCGCTTCACAACCGGCTCCATTGCTATTCCTAGCACCATATACAGGTGTAACGATGGCGGAAGAGTTCATGTTCCAAGGCAAGCACGTCCTTGTCGTCTATGATGACCTTTCAAAACAAGCGGCTGCTTACCGTGAACTTTCCTTGCTACTTCGCCGTCCTCCAGGCCGTGAAGCTTACCCTGGTGACGTATTCTACTTGCACTCCCGTCTACTCGAGCGTGCAGCGAAGTTGAACGATACATTGGGCGCAGGTTCCATTACTGCTCTTCCATTCGTTGAAACACAAGCTGGGGACATCTCCGCTTACATTCCAACGAACGTTATTTCCATCACCGATGGACAAATCTTCTTGCAGTCGGATCTCTTCTTCTCGGGTGTACGTCCAGCGATCAACGCCGGTCTTTCCGTATCCCGTGTAGGTGGTTCCGCGCAAATCAAAGCGATGAAAAAGGTTGCGGGTACACTCCGTCTTGACCTTGCAGCATACCGTGAGCTTGAAGCGTTCGCAGCATTCGGTTCCGACCTTGACGCAGCGACAAAAGCGAAACTTGACCGCGGAGCGCGCACAGTTGAAGTATTGAAACAAGACTTAAACAAGCCGCTGAAAGTGGAATACCAAGTTGTCATCCTTTATGCGTTGACACGCGGACTTCTAGATGACGTAGCCGTGCATGACGTCCTTCGCTTCGAAAGCGAATTGACGAGCTGGCTCGAATCTAACCACACTGAAGTGTATGATCATATCCGTACGACAAAAGACCTTCCGTCTGATGAAGTGATGAAAGATGCGATCAACGCATTCAAGAAGAACTTCGTACCGTCCGAATCTTAA
- the atpG gene encoding ATP synthase F1 subunit gamma: protein MVSLRDIENRIKSTKKTSQITKAMQMVSASKLNRAEMNAKAFVPYMNKIEEVVGAIASATSDSGHPMLVNRPVKKTGYIIVSSDRGLVGGYNANIFRAAKRAIEQRHASKDDVKIVAIGRKGLEFFRRLGYEVVESLVGVSDHPSFDEIKSIANRAVGMFTEGEFDEVYLYYSHYISAISSEVTEKKLLPLTDLSSASALTSYEFEPSAEAILETLLPQYAESLIYGAVLDGKASEHASSMTAMKTATDNAGELIDSLSLQFNRARQAAITQEITEIVGGVAALE from the coding sequence GTGGTATCATTACGCGATATAGAAAACCGTATTAAATCGACAAAGAAGACGAGTCAGATTACGAAAGCGATGCAAATGGTGTCGGCTTCCAAATTGAACCGTGCGGAGATGAATGCGAAAGCGTTCGTCCCTTACATGAATAAGATCGAGGAAGTCGTCGGCGCCATCGCAAGCGCGACGAGCGACTCCGGACATCCGATGCTCGTCAACCGCCCAGTGAAGAAGACAGGTTATATTATCGTGTCTTCTGACCGCGGCCTCGTTGGAGGGTACAACGCCAACATCTTCCGTGCAGCGAAACGTGCGATCGAGCAACGTCACGCATCGAAGGACGACGTGAAAATCGTCGCAATCGGACGGAAAGGGCTTGAATTTTTCCGGCGTCTCGGATATGAAGTCGTTGAAAGCCTCGTCGGCGTATCGGACCACCCTTCATTCGATGAAATAAAATCAATCGCGAATCGAGCTGTTGGCATGTTCACAGAAGGCGAATTCGATGAAGTGTACTTGTACTACAGTCACTACATCTCCGCCATCTCCAGTGAAGTGACGGAAAAGAAATTGCTTCCGCTCACGGACCTTTCATCAGCGTCAGCATTGACTTCGTATGAATTTGAGCCTTCCGCGGAAGCGATTCTTGAAACGCTTCTCCCGCAATACGCGGAAAGCCTCATCTACGGGGCAGTGCTTGATGGAAAAGCGAGCGAACATGCTTCCAGTATGACAGCGATGAAGACTGCTACAGATAATGCAGGCGAATTGATCGATTCATTGAGTCTTCAATTCAACCGTGCACGTCAAGCAGCAATTACGCAAGAAATCACTGAAATCGTCGGCGGAGTTGCCGCTCTCGAATAA
- the atpD gene encoding F0F1 ATP synthase subunit beta produces the protein MSNGQILQVMGPVVDVKFENGQLPEIYNALKVQIQRPNAEPETLTLEVALHLGDDSVRTIAMSSTDGLQRGAVVTDTGAAISVPVGDVTLGRVFNVLGEIIDLGEEVPASERRDPIHRQAPTFENLSTKVEILETGIKVVDLLAPYIKGGKIGLFGGAGVGKTVLIQELINNIAQEHGGISVFAGVGERTREGNDLFYEMTDSGVINKTAMVFGQMNEPPGARMRVALTGLTMAEYFRDEQGADVLLFIDNIFRFTQAGSEVSALLGRMPSAVGYQPTLATEMGQLQERITSTNVGSVTSIQAIYVPADDYTDPAPATTFAHLDATTNLERKLSEMGIYPAVDPLASTSRALSPEIVGEEHYEVARQVQSTLQRYRELQDIIAILGMDELSEDDKLVVGRARRIQFFLSQNFHVAEQFTGQKGSYVPVAETVQGFKEILEGRYDHLPEDAFRLVGRIEEVIEKAKGMGVEV, from the coding sequence ATGAGTAACGGACAAATTCTTCAAGTTATGGGTCCGGTCGTTGACGTTAAATTCGAAAACGGTCAGCTTCCAGAAATCTATAACGCATTGAAGGTCCAAATCCAACGTCCTAACGCTGAACCAGAAACGTTGACACTTGAAGTCGCACTCCACCTTGGGGACGACTCGGTGCGTACGATTGCAATGTCATCCACGGATGGCCTTCAGCGTGGGGCTGTCGTTACAGACACTGGCGCAGCAATTTCGGTTCCAGTCGGCGACGTAACACTTGGACGCGTATTCAACGTACTCGGAGAGATCATTGACCTTGGGGAGGAAGTTCCGGCATCAGAACGCCGCGACCCGATCCACCGTCAAGCTCCAACATTCGAAAACCTTTCAACGAAAGTTGAAATCCTTGAAACAGGTATTAAAGTTGTCGACTTGCTTGCACCATACATTAAAGGTGGTAAAATCGGCCTCTTCGGTGGTGCGGGTGTAGGAAAGACTGTTCTTATCCAGGAATTGATCAACAACATCGCACAAGAACACGGTGGTATTTCCGTATTCGCAGGTGTTGGTGAGCGTACACGTGAAGGAAACGACTTGTTCTATGAAATGACCGATTCCGGCGTTATCAACAAAACGGCGATGGTATTCGGACAAATGAACGAGCCGCCTGGCGCACGTATGCGTGTTGCTTTGACTGGTTTGACAATGGCTGAATATTTCCGTGACGAACAAGGCGCAGACGTTCTATTGTTCATTGACAACATTTTCCGCTTCACTCAGGCAGGTTCTGAAGTATCCGCACTTCTTGGCCGTATGCCATCTGCCGTTGGTTACCAACCGACGCTTGCAACTGAGATGGGTCAGCTTCAAGAGCGTATCACTTCAACTAACGTAGGTTCCGTTACATCGATCCAAGCGATCTACGTACCGGCGGATGACTACACGGACCCGGCTCCAGCTACGACATTCGCTCACTTGGACGCTACGACGAACCTTGAGCGTAAACTATCAGAAATGGGTATCTACCCGGCGGTTGACCCGCTTGCTTCCACTTCACGCGCACTAAGCCCTGAAATCGTCGGCGAAGAGCATTACGAAGTGGCACGTCAAGTACAATCGACGCTTCAACGATACCGTGAACTACAAGATATCATCGCGATCCTCGGTATGGACGAGCTTAGCGAAGACGACAAACTTGTCGTAGGACGCGCACGCCGCATCCAGTTCTTCCTATCGCAAAACTTCCACGTTGCCGAGCAGTTCACAGGCCAAAAAGGTTCTTACGTGCCGGTTGCTGAAACTGTTCAAGGCTTCAAGGAAATCTTGGAAGGCCGCTATGACCACCTTCCGGAAGATGCATTCCGCCTCGTCGGACGCATCGAAGAAGTCATCGAAAAAGCAAAAGGCATGGGTGTAGAAGTCTAA
- a CDS encoding F0F1 ATP synthase subunit epsilon: MKTIKVNIVTPDGPVSETEADMVIAATETGEIGILPGHIAMVAPLQIGALRLKKDNSTVNVAVHGGFIEVRPDVVTVLAQQAELASDIDISRAQRAAKRAEEKLQAKADKLEAQLAELDLRRAINRINVYEQK; this comes from the coding sequence ATGAAGACAATCAAAGTCAATATCGTCACTCCCGACGGACCTGTTAGTGAAACTGAAGCGGATATGGTGATCGCCGCCACGGAAACTGGTGAAATCGGGATTCTTCCCGGCCATATCGCAATGGTTGCACCACTCCAGATCGGTGCCCTTCGCCTGAAAAAAGACAACTCGACTGTTAATGTCGCCGTCCATGGCGGGTTCATCGAAGTTCGTCCGGATGTTGTTACCGTTTTAGCACAACAAGCTGAATTGGCTTCCGACATCGACATCTCCCGCGCCCAACGCGCAGCGAAACGTGCGGAAGAAAAACTACAAGCCAAAGCAGACAAACTTGAAGCGCAGTTGGCGGAACTCGACCTCAGACGGGCCATCAACCGAATCAACGTTTACGAACAGAAATAA
- a CDS encoding DUF1146 family protein, whose translation MNDVFAHNPMLAIVSHIFFIGLSFYALQSIMPEKIIKKHHVFQAQLLFILLSFAIGSAVSNFFLDISYWSGRIPTLFN comes from the coding sequence ATGAATGATGTTTTTGCACATAACCCGATGCTGGCCATCGTCTCGCATATTTTTTTCATCGGCCTGTCATTTTATGCATTGCAATCAATCATGCCGGAAAAAATCATTAAAAAGCACCACGTTTTTCAAGCGCAATTGCTGTTTATTTTATTGAGTTTTGCAATAGGTTCTGCCGTATCAAATTTCTTTTTGGACATATCCTATTGGTCAGGAAGGATCCCTACATTATTCAATTAA
- the murA gene encoding UDP-N-acetylglucosamine 1-carboxyvinyltransferase, protein MDKIIINGGRVLHGNVRVEGAKNAVLPILAAALLASDGPNIIRDVPNLSDVSTINEVVKSLDAKVEYDPARGQVIIDSTEKLASEAHFDYVRKMRASILVMGPLLARNGFARVALPGGCAIGSRPIDQHLKGFEAMGAEITFGHGHVEAKAENGLTGAKIYLDFPSVGATENIMTAAALAKGTTIIENAAKEPEIVDLANFINEMGGRVIGAGTDAIRIEGVDKLHGTIHHIIPDRIETGTFMVAAAITGGDITIENAVPEHNAALISKLGEMGVVITELDEGLRIRAKHPLKAVDLKTMPHPGFPTDMQSQMMALMLTASGTGVLTETVFENRFMHVEEFRRMNASVKIEGRSVIISGPSNLQGAEVAATDLRAAAALILAGLVAEGVTRVTELDHLDRGYVDFHKKLKALGADIERVSMEETKTETEKQLV, encoded by the coding sequence GTGGATAAAATAATTATTAATGGTGGACGCGTTCTTCACGGTAACGTCCGTGTAGAAGGCGCTAAAAATGCGGTCTTGCCAATTTTGGCTGCTGCATTACTTGCGTCTGACGGTCCCAATATCATTCGTGATGTGCCGAATCTTTCGGACGTCTCCACGATCAACGAAGTAGTAAAGAGCCTGGATGCGAAGGTCGAATACGATCCAGCTAGAGGCCAAGTGATCATTGATTCAACAGAAAAACTTGCAAGTGAAGCACATTTTGATTATGTACGTAAAATGCGTGCGTCAATCTTAGTTATGGGACCATTGCTCGCGCGCAACGGTTTTGCACGCGTAGCTTTACCTGGAGGATGTGCGATCGGTTCTCGTCCGATTGACCAGCATCTGAAAGGATTCGAAGCGATGGGCGCGGAAATTACATTCGGACATGGACATGTCGAAGCGAAAGCGGAGAACGGCCTTACAGGAGCCAAAATCTATTTGGACTTCCCGAGCGTCGGCGCTACGGAAAACATCATGACTGCGGCAGCTTTGGCGAAAGGGACGACTATTATCGAAAATGCGGCGAAAGAGCCGGAAATTGTCGATTTAGCGAACTTCATCAATGAAATGGGCGGAAGAGTGATCGGTGCCGGTACGGATGCAATCCGAATCGAAGGCGTGGATAAGCTTCACGGAACGATTCACCATATCATCCCAGACCGTATTGAAACAGGTACATTCATGGTAGCCGCAGCGATTACGGGCGGCGACATTACGATTGAAAATGCGGTTCCCGAGCATAACGCTGCGTTAATTTCCAAGCTTGGCGAAATGGGCGTTGTCATTACGGAATTGGACGAAGGCTTACGCATCCGAGCGAAGCATCCTTTGAAAGCGGTCGATCTGAAGACGATGCCGCACCCAGGATTCCCGACAGACATGCAGTCACAAATGATGGCACTTATGCTGACGGCATCCGGAACTGGAGTGCTCACAGAGACGGTATTCGAAAACCGATTCATGCACGTTGAAGAATTCCGCCGTATGAACGCAAGTGTTAAAATCGAAGGACGCTCGGTCATCATCTCAGGACCATCCAATCTGCAAGGTGCCGAAGTTGCGGCGACAGACTTGCGCGCAGCAGCTGCCCTCATCTTGGCAGGCCTCGTTGCAGAAGGCGTAACACGCGTTACGGAACTCGACCATTTGGACCGCGGCTATGTCGATTTCCATAAGAAATTGAAAGCGCTCGGCGCAGACATCGAACGCGTCTCAATGGAAGAAACGAAAACAGAAACAGAGAAGCAACTCGTCTAA
- the spoIID gene encoding stage II sporulation protein D, protein MNETGGFNIQSNMDKLLAVLFIVLLFFIPILMKTTVEPEKNVAMEDPCAITITVEGVDKPLPLEEYVLGVVAGEMPIDFHDEALRAQAIAARTYVLRTTDGGKKPIEATVSAQVYKTAAERKERWGKKFKQNEKKLREIVATTAGDTIVYGDEMITAMFFSTSNGKTETAQNYSGSPIPYLQSVESPGEEVVAAEVERHIEMPIAKWNEALGSVWKADRFKSLQLVRNQTGRVQKAVSSGFEMSGRDMREALGLASTDFDIAYDVTNEIVLIKTKGYGHGVGMSQYGAEAFAQKGWTAENILTYYYSGTTIKKFEVDESECLKSPTLANNSK, encoded by the coding sequence TTGAATGAAACCGGGGGGTTCAACATACAATCGAATATGGACAAACTACTAGCCGTTTTATTCATCGTACTACTATTTTTCATTCCCATCCTCATGAAAACGACAGTCGAACCCGAGAAGAACGTGGCAATGGAAGATCCTTGCGCAATCACTATCACTGTGGAAGGGGTGGACAAGCCTTTGCCGCTTGAGGAGTATGTCTTGGGTGTCGTCGCCGGTGAAATGCCGATCGACTTCCACGACGAAGCCTTGAGGGCACAAGCGATTGCGGCTCGGACATACGTACTGCGGACGACAGATGGCGGCAAGAAGCCGATCGAAGCGACCGTCTCCGCACAAGTGTACAAAACCGCAGCAGAACGGAAGGAACGCTGGGGGAAGAAGTTCAAGCAAAATGAAAAGAAGCTGCGTGAAATAGTCGCGACGACCGCCGGGGACACGATTGTGTATGGTGATGAAATGATTACCGCAATGTTTTTTTCAACGTCGAATGGGAAGACTGAAACCGCGCAAAACTATAGCGGCAGCCCGATTCCCTACTTGCAGAGCGTAGAAAGCCCGGGGGAGGAAGTCGTCGCTGCGGAAGTGGAGCGGCACATCGAAATGCCGATTGCAAAGTGGAATGAAGCGCTCGGATCCGTCTGGAAAGCCGATCGATTCAAAAGCCTCCAGCTCGTCCGCAATCAGACAGGGCGCGTACAAAAAGCGGTCTCCTCAGGCTTCGAAATGAGCGGAAGGGACATGCGTGAAGCGCTCGGGCTCGCCTCCACAGACTTCGACATCGCCTACGACGTCACGAACGAGATCGTCCTCATCAAAACGAAGGGATACGGGCACGGGGTCGGCATGAGTCAATACGGCGCCGAAGCCTTTGCCCAGAAAGGATGGACAGCTGAAAACATACTGACCTACTATTATTCCGGCACCACAATAAAAAAGTTTGAAGTAGACGAATCTGAATGTTTAAAATCGCCAACACTTGCAAACAATAGCAAGTGA
- a CDS encoding M23 family metallopeptidase, translating to MREEKPKSPSQKNKSQKSRWFWPAIYAGIAIVFVGMIWGYNAFIQKGPNETADATDPNAPPLVETNAATEVLKYPFNEDQLDNVAIIQEYYDAEADEETRESALLVFNQTYLTNKGVSISMDGQPFEVVAALSGTVKEVIIDQFKGAEVTLEHTNGMTTIYGSLTGILVKEGDEVIQGQSLGTATSNEWNAKAGTHLHFQVHKDGNPVNPRTFLGF from the coding sequence ATGCGAGAAGAAAAACCGAAATCCCCTTCTCAGAAGAATAAGAGTCAGAAGAGTAGATGGTTCTGGCCGGCCATCTACGCAGGTATTGCAATCGTCTTCGTCGGCATGATTTGGGGCTACAATGCCTTCATCCAAAAAGGGCCGAACGAAACAGCGGACGCAACAGATCCGAACGCTCCGCCGCTAGTGGAAACAAACGCTGCAACCGAAGTACTCAAATACCCGTTCAACGAGGACCAACTCGACAACGTGGCTATTATACAAGAGTACTATGATGCAGAAGCCGATGAAGAAACGCGCGAAAGTGCACTACTCGTCTTCAATCAAACATATCTTACAAATAAAGGCGTTTCGATCTCGATGGATGGCCAACCATTTGAAGTCGTCGCAGCACTTAGCGGAACAGTGAAAGAAGTCATTATTGATCAATTCAAAGGCGCCGAAGTCACACTTGAACACACGAACGGAATGACGACAATCTACGGTTCATTGACTGGAATCCTCGTCAAAGAAGGCGACGAAGTCATCCAAGGCCAATCACTCGGCACCGCCACAAGCAACGAATGGAATGCCAAAGCCGGCACACACTTGCATTTCCAAGTGCACAAAGATGGCAACCCAGTCAACCCGCGCACATTCCTAGGATTCTAA
- a CDS encoding sporulation transcriptional regulator SpoIIID has product MHEQIRRRCVRLGKMLLDTGLTVRALAKTTGYSKSTVHKDLTERLPNVDVELSEEVAKILAYHKSVRHLRGGEATRMKWMNENKKARNT; this is encoded by the coding sequence GTGCACGAGCAAATTCGGAGGCGATGCGTGCGCCTCGGCAAAATGTTGCTGGACACTGGACTTACCGTACGGGCGCTGGCGAAAACGACGGGCTATTCCAAAAGCACGGTCCATAAGGATTTGACGGAGCGGCTGCCGAATGTGGATGTGGAATTGTCTGAAGAAGTCGCCAAAATACTTGCCTATCATAAGTCTGTCAGACATTTAAGAGGCGGTGAAGCAACACGGATGAAATGGATGAACGAAAATAAGAAAGCCCGCAACACTTGA